From Leptolyngbya sp. KIOST-1, one genomic window encodes:
- a CDS encoding Gfo/Idh/MocA family protein, with protein sequence MTNPNIQRDVVRVGMVGTGFVGRRRADALQKLTTAQLVAVAGHTPAETAAFAEQYRVAALDNWQNLVTYDDLDLIVVCHINSEHGPVVKAALEANRHVVVEYPLAICADQAQSLLTLAQSRQRLLHVEHIELLGGTHRALKANLAAVGQPFHARYCTLAPRRPAPLTWTYCPQLFGFPLVGALSRLHRLIDCFGPVARVYGQTHYGGHTPGPEGMDCYRTCLCTAQLTFASGLIAEVVYGKGEALWQGARRLEVTGSEGYLCLEGDRGTVTDAQGTRPLEVGSRRGLFAADTAQVIDHLLTGHALYCTPEASLYTLQVATCAQRSAETGQVVEVVAPPAKPGSPLIAPPQ encoded by the coding sequence ATGACCAATCCCAACATTCAGAGAGATGTGGTGCGGGTGGGTATGGTGGGCACCGGGTTTGTGGGCCGGCGGCGGGCCGATGCCTTGCAGAAACTGACCACGGCCCAACTGGTCGCTGTGGCGGGGCACACCCCCGCTGAAACGGCGGCCTTTGCAGAGCAGTACAGGGTCGCGGCCCTGGATAACTGGCAGAACCTGGTCACCTACGACGACCTGGATCTGATTGTAGTCTGCCACATCAACAGCGAGCACGGTCCGGTGGTGAAGGCCGCCCTGGAGGCGAACCGCCACGTGGTGGTCGAATATCCGCTGGCGATCTGCGCCGACCAGGCCCAGTCGCTGCTCACCCTGGCCCAGTCCAGGCAGCGGCTGCTGCATGTCGAGCACATCGAGCTGCTGGGGGGCACCCACCGGGCCCTAAAAGCCAACCTGGCGGCGGTGGGGCAGCCATTCCATGCTCGCTACTGCACTCTGGCCCCCCGCCGCCCCGCCCCCCTCACCTGGACCTACTGCCCCCAGCTGTTTGGGTTTCCCCTGGTCGGGGCGCTGTCTCGCCTGCATCGGCTGATTGACTGCTTTGGCCCGGTGGCCCGGGTCTACGGCCAAACCCACTACGGCGGCCATACCCCCGGTCCCGAAGGCATGGACTGCTACCGCACCTGTCTCTGCACCGCCCAACTCACCTTTGCGTCAGGGCTGATCGCAGAGGTCGTCTACGGGAAAGGGGAGGCGCTGTGGCAGGGGGCGCGGCGGCTGGAGGTGACCGGCAGCGAGGGGTATCTGTGTTTGGAGGGCGATCGCGGCACCGTTACCGACGCCCAGGGTACGCGCCCCCTAGAGGTCGGATCGCGCCGGGGGCTATTTGCCGCCGACACCGCCCAGGTCATTGACCACCTGCTGACGGGGCATGCGCTGTACTGCACCCCCGAGGCCAGCCTGTACACGCTCCAGGTGGCGACCTGTGCCCAGCGATCGGCGGAGACAGGGCAGGTGGTCGAGGTGGTCGCTCCCCCGGCTAAGCCTGGCAGTCCGCTGATTGCACCGCCTCAGTGA
- a CDS encoding citrate synthase, with product MTVCEYRPGLEGVPATQSSISFVDGQAGILEYRGIPIEELAQRSTFLETSYLLIWGGLPSKSELEAFEYEIRYHRRLKYRIRDMMKCFPESGHPMDALQACAAALGLFYSRRALDNPVYIQQAVVRLLAKIPTMVAAFQLMRKGNDPVQPRDDLDYAANFLYMLNEREPDPLAARIFDICLTLHAEHTINASTFSAMVTASTLTDPYAVVASAVGTLAGPLHGGANEEVIEMLEQIGSVENVRPYVERCIAEKSKIMGFGHRVYKVKDPRATILQGLAEQLFEKFGQDEYYAIALEMEQVVSEKLGAKGIYPNVDFYSGLVYRKLGIPTDLFTPIFAIARVAGWLAHWKEQLGENRIFRPTQIYTGPRHQTYVDLANRPQIWDKQGFAVSLPSYEAP from the coding sequence ATGACCGTATGTGAGTACAGGCCCGGTTTAGAGGGTGTACCGGCCACCCAGTCGAGCATTAGCTTTGTGGATGGCCAGGCGGGAATTTTGGAGTATCGCGGTATTCCCATCGAAGAACTGGCTCAGCGCAGCACGTTCTTAGAGACGTCCTACCTGCTGATTTGGGGTGGGCTGCCCTCCAAGAGCGAACTGGAAGCCTTCGAGTACGAAATTCGCTACCACCGCCGCCTCAAGTACCGCATTCGCGACATGATGAAGTGCTTCCCCGAGAGCGGCCACCCGATGGATGCCCTGCAGGCCTGTGCGGCGGCCCTGGGCCTGTTCTACTCCCGGCGAGCCCTGGACAATCCGGTCTACATTCAGCAAGCGGTGGTGCGGCTGCTGGCCAAAATTCCCACCATGGTGGCGGCATTTCAGCTGATGCGGAAGGGCAACGACCCGGTGCAGCCCCGCGATGACCTCGACTACGCCGCCAACTTTCTCTATATGCTCAACGAGCGCGAGCCCGACCCGCTGGCCGCCCGCATTTTTGACATCTGCCTCACCCTCCACGCCGAGCACACCATCAACGCCTCCACCTTCTCGGCCATGGTGACGGCTTCGACCCTGACCGACCCCTACGCCGTGGTGGCCTCGGCGGTGGGCACCCTGGCGGGGCCGCTCCACGGCGGGGCCAATGAAGAGGTGATCGAGATGCTGGAGCAGATCGGTTCGGTGGAAAACGTGCGCCCCTACGTGGAGCGCTGCATTGCCGAAAAGTCTAAAATTATGGGCTTTGGCCACCGGGTCTACAAGGTCAAAGACCCCCGCGCTACCATTTTGCAGGGGTTGGCCGAGCAGCTGTTCGAGAAGTTTGGCCAGGACGAGTACTACGCGATCGCCCTGGAGATGGAGCAGGTGGTCTCCGAAAAGCTTGGGGCCAAAGGCATTTACCCCAACGTGGACTTCTACTCGGGCCTGGTCTACCGCAAGCTGGGCATCCCCACCGACCTGTTCACGCCGATCTTTGCGATCGCCCGGGTGGCGGGCTGGCTGGCCCACTGGAAAGAACAGCTGGGCGAAAACCGCATCTTCCGGCCCACCCAGATCTACACCGGCCCCCGCCATCAGACCTACGTGGACCTCGCCAATCGGCCTCAAATTTGGGATAAACAGGGATTTGCAGTCTCTTTGCCCTCCTATGAGGCTCCTTAG
- a CDS encoding L-lactate permease, protein MLTFLIALLPIATVFLLLVVARRPASQAMPGALVATALVAVLAWQVPFSYIAASLVQGLAIAAEILFIVFGAILLLNVLLASGAIAVIRQSLLALSPDRRVQMIVIAWLFGSFIEGASGFGTPAVVCVPLLVAVGFPALAAVLAALIIQSTPSTFGAVGTPLIFGMDAGLGGATAVEAALTAQNLGLNEFIAQVGSRAALIHAAIGTFIPLLLVMMISRIFARGRGRVEGRLWPFALVAGLAFTVPYSLTAIFLGPEFPSMIGGLVGLAIVVTLIRLGWLQPQRPWDFPPPESWPESWSGSVVPTLPSPPAGMTVVKAWLPYVLLGVLLVLSRLSQLPLKGWLQGARVAWTGIFGTTITAASAPLYLPGTMFLLVVAITYGLHQMKPGDLGQALGRSLPVLQKTALALGAAVLMARVFINSDVNGAGLPSMPIALAEGMSGLAGGVWPLFAAGVGLIGAFVAGSVTVSNMMFSLFQFGVAENIATPPALILALQTVGASAGNVICVSNVVAAAATVGLLGREGLLMRQLLPVVVYYVGLAGLLGMVWATVGG, encoded by the coding sequence ATGCTGACTTTCCTCATTGCCCTGCTGCCGATCGCAACGGTGTTTCTGCTGCTGGTTGTGGCGCGGCGTCCGGCCAGTCAGGCGATGCCGGGGGCGCTGGTGGCGACGGCGCTGGTGGCGGTGCTAGCGTGGCAGGTACCCTTTAGCTACATTGCGGCTTCGCTGGTGCAGGGGCTGGCGATCGCCGCCGAGATTCTCTTCATCGTGTTTGGGGCGATTTTGCTGCTGAATGTGCTGCTGGCGTCGGGGGCGATCGCGGTGATCCGCCAGAGCCTGCTGGCCCTGTCGCCCGATCGCCGGGTGCAGATGATCGTGATCGCCTGGCTGTTTGGCAGCTTTATTGAGGGGGCATCGGGGTTTGGCACCCCGGCGGTGGTCTGCGTGCCCCTGCTGGTGGCGGTGGGGTTCCCGGCCCTGGCGGCGGTGCTGGCGGCGCTGATCATTCAAAGCACGCCCTCTACCTTTGGGGCCGTCGGCACTCCGCTGATCTTTGGCATGGATGCGGGCCTGGGGGGAGCGACGGCGGTGGAGGCGGCCCTGACTGCCCAGAACCTGGGCCTGAATGAGTTCATCGCCCAGGTGGGCAGCCGGGCGGCTCTGATTCACGCGGCGATCGGCACGTTTATTCCGCTGCTGCTAGTGATGATGATCAGCCGGATTTTTGCTCGGGGTCGGGGGCGGGTCGAGGGGCGGCTGTGGCCCTTTGCCCTGGTGGCGGGCCTGGCCTTTACCGTGCCCTACAGCCTGACAGCCATTTTCCTGGGGCCCGAATTTCCGTCGATGATCGGTGGACTGGTGGGGCTAGCTATCGTCGTCACCCTGATTCGCCTGGGCTGGCTCCAGCCTCAGCGCCCCTGGGATTTTCCGCCCCCAGAGAGCTGGCCCGAGAGCTGGTCGGGTAGTGTCGTGCCTACGTTGCCGTCACCCCCAGCGGGTATGACCGTGGTCAAGGCATGGCTGCCCTACGTCCTGCTCGGCGTGCTGCTGGTGCTGTCTCGGCTGTCGCAGCTGCCGCTGAAGGGCTGGCTCCAAGGGGCACGGGTCGCCTGGACCGGGATCTTTGGCACCACCATCACGGCGGCCTCTGCCCCGCTCTACCTGCCGGGTACCATGTTTTTGCTGGTGGTGGCGATCACCTACGGGCTGCACCAGATGAAGCCTGGGGATTTGGGCCAGGCGCTGGGGCGATCGCTGCCCGTGCTGCAAAAAACCGCCCTGGCGCTGGGGGCCGCTGTGCTGATGGCGCGGGTCTTCATCAACTCAGACGTCAATGGTGCCGGGCTGCCCAGCATGCCGATCGCCCTGGCGGAGGGCATGTCGGGCCTGGCGGGAGGAGTCTGGCCGCTGTTCGCCGCTGGAGTGGGGCTAATTGGGGCTTTTGTGGCTGGCAGCGTCACCGTCAGCAACATGATGTTTTCGCTGTTTCAGTTTGGGGTGGCAGAGAATATCGCCACGCCGCCAGCGCTCATTCTGGCCCTGCAAACGGTGGGAGCCTCGGCGGGCAACGTAATTTGCGTCTCGAACGTGGTGGCGGCAGCGGCGACGGTGGGACTGCTGGGCCGCGAAGGACTGCTGATGCGTCAGCTTCTGCCAGTGGTGGTCTACTACGTGGGGTTGGCGGGGCTGCTGGGGATGGTGTGGGCTACGGTTGGGGGGTGA
- the nuoH gene encoding NADH-quinone oxidoreductase subunit NuoH → MNQGIDLQGSFVNALVDLGLPAGAAKALWLPLPMVVILVGATVSIFVTVWLERKISAAAQQRIGPEFAGPLGTLQAAADGIKLIFKEDITPAKADRLLFTLGPAIVVIPVFLSYLIVPFGQNLVITDIGVGIFLWIALSSIAPIGLLMSGYSSNNKYSLLGGLRAAAQSISYEIPMALAVLAVVLMSNSLSTIDIVNQQSGYGILGWNIWRQPAGFLIFWIAALAECERLPFDLPEAEEELVAGYQTEYTGMKFGLFYVGSYVNLVLSALIVSILYLGGWEFPVSVSWLAGLLGVSETTPWLQVITASVGIMMTLFKAYALVFIAVLLRWTMPRVRIDQLLDFGWKFLLPVSLVNLLLTAALKLTFPVAFGG, encoded by the coding sequence ATGAACCAAGGAATTGACCTACAGGGTAGTTTTGTCAACGCCCTAGTTGACCTGGGCTTGCCTGCCGGGGCAGCAAAAGCCCTATGGCTACCCCTGCCCATGGTGGTCATTTTGGTTGGGGCGACCGTAAGCATTTTTGTAACGGTATGGCTGGAACGAAAAATTTCCGCCGCGGCCCAACAGCGGATTGGGCCCGAGTTTGCCGGACCGCTGGGCACGCTTCAGGCGGCGGCGGACGGCATCAAGCTCATTTTCAAAGAAGACATTACTCCCGCCAAGGCCGACCGGCTACTGTTTACGCTGGGGCCTGCGATCGTTGTGATTCCGGTCTTCCTGTCTTACCTGATCGTACCCTTCGGCCAAAACCTGGTGATTACCGATATTGGCGTCGGCATCTTTCTGTGGATTGCTCTGTCCAGCATCGCTCCCATTGGGCTGCTGATGTCGGGCTATTCCTCCAACAACAAGTACTCTCTGCTAGGGGGCTTGCGGGCGGCAGCCCAGTCGATTAGCTACGAAATTCCCATGGCCCTGGCGGTGCTGGCCGTGGTGCTGATGTCCAACAGCCTCAGCACTATCGACATCGTCAACCAGCAGTCGGGCTACGGTATTTTGGGCTGGAACATTTGGCGACAGCCCGCCGGGTTTTTGATCTTCTGGATTGCCGCTCTGGCAGAGTGTGAGCGTCTGCCGTTTGACCTGCCCGAAGCTGAGGAAGAGCTGGTGGCGGGCTATCAGACCGAATACACCGGCATGAAATTTGGCCTGTTCTACGTGGGCTCCTACGTCAACCTGGTTCTATCGGCGCTGATTGTCTCCATTCTGTACCTGGGTGGCTGGGAGTTCCCCGTCTCCGTGAGCTGGCTGGCCGGCCTGCTGGGGGTCAGCGAAACCACCCCCTGGCTCCAGGTGATCACCGCCTCGGTCGGCATCATGATGACGTTGTTTAAGGCCTACGCTCTGGTGTTTATTGCGGTGCTGCTGCGGTGGACCATGCCCCGCGTGCGCATTGACCAACTGCTTGATTTTGGCTGGAAGTTTTTGCTGCCGGTTTCTCTGGTCAACCTGCTGCTGACCGCGGCCCTCAAGCTCACCTTTCCGGTGGCCTTTGGCGGCTAG